Proteins co-encoded in one Zootoca vivipara chromosome 3, rZooViv1.1, whole genome shotgun sequence genomic window:
- the NDUFAF4 gene encoding NADH dehydrogenase [ubiquinone] 1 alpha subcomplex assembly factor 4, whose translation MMGARVTRVFSKFNLESRAHREIAKAKPVPAPRHPQPADHTDRFQEEIKRKDDHLHTLLKDVYVESKDPVMHVKNKGESLPSKREERRPTKVGNLGPLDIQSVPRGKISVVEVLTLLHNHLQSPETWTAEKIAKEYSLELKDVTDLLTFFIPFAVEIFPPQDKKQLKPR comes from the exons ATGATGGGCGCCAGGGTGACCCGCGTGTTCAGCAAGTTCAACCTGGAGAGCCGAGCCCACCGGGAAATCGCCAAAGCCAAGCCCGTTCCAGCCCCGCGGCACCCGCAGCCTGCAGACC ACACCGACAGATTCCAAGAAGAGATTAAGAGAAAAGATGACCACCTCCACACATTATTAAAGGATGTCTATGTTGAGTCCAAAGATCCAGTTATGCAT gtaaaaaacaaaggagaaagCCTTCCTTCTAAGCGAGAGGAACGCAGACCTACAAAAGTAGGCAATCTTGGACCCCTGGATATTCAGTCTGTTCCTAGAGGCAAAATCTCTGTAGTTGAAGTCTTGACCCTTCTCCATAATCATCTCCAGTCTCCGGAAACCTGGACTGCAGAGAAAATAGCAAAGGAATACTCATTAGAATTGAAGGATGTGACTGATCTCTTAACATTCTTCATCCCGTTTGCTGTGGAGATCTTTCCTCCTCAAGACAAAAAGCAGCTAAAGCCTAGATAA